Below is a window of 'Nostoc azollae' 0708 DNA.
GCAAATTTTCATTACCAAAGAAATAATCTATTAATTCGAGAGAAAAATGTATTTTAGCTGGTGATAACCTTGTCCATTTAATTTCAAATTATGAGTTTAGATCATGTCTTTTGTTAATTTCCCGGATATAAGTTGAAATTTCGCGCCTTTTTTCTAAAGGACACCAAACTGCACCAAGTATCATTGTCCCTTGGAGAGCATTTTCTAAATGGCAGCTTTCATCACAGTAAACATTCAAGGTTTGAGATATGGGTGATTTTTCAGATTATTAATTTTTCAAAAAATATGTTATCATATCACATAGGTGTATCCAAAACTTTAGCAATTATATCTTTCACTGATTATGAATCTTCCCATCACAACCTCATTAACTGAAATCCGCACCGCATTGAAATAAATCTGGGGTTATGATGATTTTTGTCCCCCATAGGGAGAAATAGTCAAAAGTTTATTATCTCAAAAAGACGCATGAATTATTATGGCCACAGGTAGGGGAAAGTCCATTTATTTTAACTTCCAGCACTCCTAAAAATAGGATTAACTTTAGTAGTTTCTCCCTCGGTAGCATTGATGGAAAACCAAGTAGAAGAACTCAAACAACGAAATAAAAAATCTGCACCTTTACATAGTGAATTACCTACTTATCAACGTCGGGCAACTTTACAAGCCTTAGAAAAACAACAATTAAGATCATTATATTTATCACCAGAAACTTTATTGAGTTCCCCAGTGTGGGAAAGATTATCTCATCCCCAATACAAATTAATGGATTGATATTAGAGGAAGCCCATTGTTTAGTATAATAGGGTGATACCTTTCGTCAAGTTTATCGGCGTTTAGGTGTAGTTCGTCCAGCGTTATTAAAATCAAAACTACGAGGTACAAAAATTAGTATAGCTGCTTTTACGGCAACGGCTAATCCTTCAGCACAAAAGATAATTGCTGATGTTTTACAATTACAACAACCTGATAGTTATAAACTCAATGCTTACCGGAATAATTTACATCTTAATGTTAAGATTGCTGGGACTCCAAAGGGAAGAAAACAACAATTATTAAAATTTATTCAAAATCGACCAAATCACACTGGTTTGATTTATATCAAATCTCGGAAAAATAGCGATAATTTAGCCTATTGGTGAGTAGCAATGGGATATTATACTAGCTATAATGCAGGATTAGGTGCAACGGAAAGACGCGTAGTATAAGCTAGTTGGTTAGGTGGAAAAATACCATTTGTGGTTTGTACCTGCGCCTTTGGAATCGGGATAAATAAATCTGATTGTTGTTGGATTATTCATTTTCATGCACCACATTTATTATCTGAATATGTACAATAAATCTGACGTGCTGGAAGAGATGGGAAAATAGCAGAATCGTTCACTTTAATAAGTGAATCAATTGTTTTTCAGATGGCGAAGATAAACAAAGAAAGCAGTTGTTTGAAGAATAAATGCTGAAGGAACAATAAAAAGCCCAACAATTAGCTAAAAAGTTACCAAAACAAGGAGAAGTAACATCTGTAATTAAACAATTTTCAGATCGTGCAATAGCACTTTCTTTACCTCATAGTAGTGGAAAATTGGCAAAATAGAGGTCCGGAAATTTAGAAATGAGTATGTGTAAGATGAGGACAGAGCCAAGGAAAGAATCAGGGTTGGGAATAGTTACGGATAGTTCCTATCCATGAAGATGTTGATGACAAATTCATAACTGACCTCATATCCATAACATTTATGAAATGGGCAAAACTAATGAACCAATTCCTAATGTGACTAAACCACAAATAGTTAGTAAGAATTACTTGTGAGTAAATTGGGGAATCCAGGGGAAATCTTTGTTGAGGTACCCGGAATATTTTTACAAGTCTAATGACCTGTTCAACAAAAATACCCTTGGTGGGAAACTCTTTGTTTCCTGCCTTTTGTTCTGAGTCACCATGGCATAATCGCTATAATCTTTTTCTACCTGTTCAAGGACACTAGGAGGGAAAACATCTCTTAATATCTCTAGCCAGTAATAAAATGTGTCCTTTGCTTCCGTTTTCCATATACCGAAATGCAAACCTAAAACCTCAAATGTTGGCATTTTCCTCCAAGATAACAAGCATAGACATACCTGTTCTTTTATCTCTAGTTTCCCTTTCCCCCTCCTCCTTTCTGATTTATACCTATGTTTTTACTTTCTATGTCACCTTGAAGTTCCTTATGCTGCATTTCACCTTGGGGTAACAAGTCTTGAAACTGATGGTTAGTTATTCCCAGTATGTCTTTGTTGTGTACGATGTGGATATTCTTGAATATAGTTAATTTAGTGGATTTTTCCTTTTGGTACACCCTCAAAATTCCCTTCTACCATTTTTTTGACACCAAGTTAATTTTCCTGACAGGTCTATTGGCTTGATCCCTTTCATTATCAGATGTCTGCAAAGTCGGGAGATTTGCCACAAATGCAGTTACAAGCTGCTAAACAAATGAGTGAATATCTGAATACTAAAAAGTGTCATCGGCAGTTTTTTTTAAATATTTTTGGTTTTGGTAAAGAAGTTGGAAATTGGCGTTGTGGACATTGTGATAATTGTAGAAGATACTAATTTGTCTTTGTCTATGGATGTCAATTATTTCTACTCGCGTTTCTATTGAATATAATGAGAACTGATGCACTGTTTTGAATTTTGAGATCTGAATTGTTGATTGTGGGTTCCGCCTTCGCTAACCCAGCCTACGATACTTAAGGTAATCTATAAATTATTGCTCCTGTAGATTCGTAGTTAGTCATTTCCATGAGTCTATCAGTACCTGGAGTTTAGACTAAGTAAGCTATGCAAAACGACCCAGCAGGGCTGAGTTAATTAGAGAGGTAATGAAATAATGAATAATCTTGAGTATTCAACAGTAACTGATGGTTCTTTAGGTGGTCGAGGTACTGTTTTTCCAGGGCGAACGCATGTAGATATGGTACATATATACTAAGAAATCAGAAAGTTAGGGAGGGCTGATGATATGGAGGTTGACCAATGAGGCTCTGATGGTAAAGTCATTGTAAAAGTAGAAGAAGAAAGTCCCAAAAAGTGTGAAGCTCAAGCCCAAAATCACGATTACTGACCACATTGCACAGATGGAAGATCCAAGAGTAGAGGGGAGGAAACGACACAAGTTAATTGACATTCTTACCATTGGAATTTGTGCAGTAATTTGTGGAGCAGATAGTTGGGTGGCAATTGAACTGTATGGCTGCACAAAATATGAGTGGTTAAAAACCTTTTTAGAACTAGGAAATGGGCTTCGGTCCCAGGACACATTTGGAAGGGTATTTGCACAATTGAATCCGCAACAATTTCAAAATTGTTTTTTGAACTGGATGAAATCAGTACATAAGATAAGGGATGGTGAAGTTGTGGCAATTGACGAAAAAACTTTGTGTAGTTCTCATGGTAAAAATAGTGACTAGAGTGCAATCCAAATGGTAAGTGCATGGGCAACTACAAATAAATTAGTGTTGGGACAGGTGAAGGTGCATGAGAAATCAAATGAAATTACAGCAATTCCCGAATTATTAAAGGTTTTAGAATTAGCTGGATGTATTGTCAGGATTGATGCCATCGGGTGTCACAAAGACATAGTAAAGTTAATTACGCAAGAAAATGCAGATTATGTAATTACTTTAAAAAAGAACCAAGGTAATCTGTATGAGTCAGTAGAACAGCTATTTAAGTCAGGGATAAGTACAGGTTTTCAAGAGCTTCAACATAGCACATATAAACCCGAAGAAACAGGGCATGGTCTTCATGAAATCCGCAATTATGTGATGTTACCTGGAATTGGGTTTCAGCTTGACCCTGATTCAGTTTGGTCAAATCTAAAAAGTGTTGGGATGGTAGAACCTATCGGATAAGTGGATGATAAAACAACAGTAGAGACTCGTTATTTTATTAGTAGTCTTGACTCAAATGGAGAACAATTGGCTAATTCTGTCCGCAGCCATTGGACAATAGAAAATTCATTGCATTGGGTATTAGATGTAGCTTTAAAACAAGATGACTGCCGGATTAGGAAAGATAATGCTCCACAAAACTTTGCAGTAATGCGGCAGATAGCAGTCAATCTTTTGGGTAAAGAGAACCCCGTGAAGCGGGGGATAAAAAATAAACAGTTTTTGGCAGCAATGGATAATAAATCTTGAGAAAGAGTTTTAGCTTTAGCCTCAACTAACTTGTCAAGAATTTACTTAATATTTTCTTCCGCTTATTTTTACAGATAAGTTTACTTATTTATGGATGAATAGTTAGCTCATTTATCCTTAGCTAAGAGTTATTCAATTGGAGATAAGCTAATTCATCGCTTAATAAAAAAGTGATTGATTTTGTTCATATATCCATCAAGCTCTGCACTTAATATAGATGATTTTAAAGTCCTCATTAGTTTTTATTAGGAAATAAGGTGCGTTTCCCCTGGAGTATAATGGGATTTCGGTGTAGCTCTCACGTTAAAAGAAGCTGATGAAAGAAACCACTGCCGCAGCAATGTCACCATGGTTTGAAAGATGGTGTCATTTGATGATGTATTTACTCATCAAGCGCAAAAAACAGAGTTTAGACATGATTTAGGGGGATGATTGGGTCAAAGTGAGAGAAAAAACCTATTTTAAATGGCAGAGAATGCCCTAGGGGTGACCTACCACCGATAACACCACTTTTTAACTGAAGCACCTTGGTCCAGTTCCCAAGTCAATGACCGTCGGTTAAAGATTATGAACAAGTGTAGTCAGAGGAGAATCACCAGAGGATTTAGCTTAATAATTGATGATTATGGCCATAGGAAAAGGGGGAATTTTAGGGATGGAGTAGGAAGACAATAGTTAGGAATTAAATTAATAGATCTGACCTTAAGCCGTGGTTATCAATCAGGAATAGTAATTATAGATGCTCGATATGGCCACAATACATCTTTCTTATTAAAGATAGAGAATCGGAATTTAAAGTAGTTAGGAGGATTAGCTAAAAATCCCAAAGTCCTTGGCAGTGACCAAGAGGATAGTCCACAAATAATTAGGTTAGATGAATTAGTACAAAGTTTACCCCAAGAGGCTGTTACAGAAATTCAACTGGAGTTTAGATAAACCCAAAACATTATGGGTAGTAACTCAAGAAGTAGAAATATCAGCCTTAACTAACTGGAAAGGGAAATATTACTATAGTCATCAACGGTTCTACTTTCTCTCAAGCCACTGATATTGGCTACTTTATTACCAATGTTTCTTCATCAATTGTCACACCCCAATGGATAGTTGATACATATTCTCAAAGAAATTGGGTAGAACTTGTTTACAGGGAAGCCAAGGGATGGTTAGGACTCAACGAATCTCAAGTTTGAGATAACAGCAGTTGACTGCGCCATTTTATTTTGGTTTTCTGTGCCTACACTTTTATTCTTTGCCATCAGTGGACTGGAGGATTAAGACCAAGGTGGGCTAAGAAACCTTTGAATAATTTTACTGCAGCTTTAGAAGGGTTGAGAACAGCCATATCTTTTCTATTTATTGATTGGTTCAACTGGAATCCAGACGTGTTTCCTTCTGATAGAGCCAGTTTGGGCTACATTTGGGCTTGATTTTTGTTTCAGTCCCGGTAGATGATGTCTGGTGTGGTTTGGGGAATGAGTTGGTGTACCATAGCTATACCTCCAATTCTGGCGAGTTGCGCTTATAGTCTGAGTTTAAAGGTGGGAATGTTAAAATAGGAAAATCTACTAAAATTTTTGAGAAGTAGATATAGATTAGGACTTAGGCAAGTGTCACATTCAAGTCTCTTGTAAGGTGCGTCAGATGTGGAAAATCTGTTAATACTATCCAATTTATAGGGTTGACGCACCCTACTAATATGCCAGTTGCGTAAGTCCTGTACATGACTAAACATAAAATGCTTAAAAAATAGATTTTCAACTTTTTTAAAAAATCGAGGTTCAGCATATTCTTTTTTAAGAGTTGAGTCTCAACGACTTTTATAACATCTTTTTAGTTTATTTAATTTATCACTCTTTAGTGTTGCCATCCACTTGATAGAAGCAATTACTTAAAAAATTCGTTATTTTAAAGATAGTTGCTTAAAAACTAGGAAAAATCCAGTGGTTCCCCTGAAAGACAACAATCCTACAGAAATTACGCCTTATGTAACTTATGGGCTAATGATTACCAATATCCTCGCTTTTCTCTATGAAGCAAGTCTTCCTCCTCAAGCATTAAATGGGTTTTTACATCTAGCTGCTGTAGTCCCCAGAGAACTTTCTTTAAGCTTTGCAGGTATTCCTATAAATCAGCCCATTCCAGAATGGGCAACTTTAATTACAGCCCAATTTCTTCACGCTGGTTTTCTACACTTAGCTGGTAATATGTTGTTTCTCTGGGTTTTTGGTAATAATATAGAAGATAAGTTAGGTCATTTTAAATATCTAGTTTTCTATTTATCTTGCGGTATTTTAGCATCATTAACCCAATGGTATTTTGCTCAATATTCCAATCTTCCTTCTTTAGGTGCAAGCGGGGCAATAGCCGGTGTGATGGGCGCATACATTCTCCGGTTTCCCGAAGCTGAAATTCTCACTGTACTTCCTTTGGGGATTTTATTTCCTACTTTCCGGGTACCCGCATATTTCTTTTTAGGATTTTGGTTTCTCCAACAAGCTTTTTACGGAGTTGCTAGTTTAGAAGCACCTATTAATATCGGTATGGAAGGTGGTGGTATTGCTTACTGGGCTCATGCAGGTGGTTTTATTTTTGGGGCAATTCTTGG
It encodes the following:
- a CDS encoding transposase family protein; translation: MPTFEVLGLHFGIWKTEAKDTFYYWLEILRDVFPPSVLEQVEKDYSDYAMVTQNKRQETKSFPPRVFLLNRSLDL
- a CDS encoding RecQ family zinc-binding domain-containing protein, translating into MSAKSGDLPQMQLQAAKQMSEYLNTKKCHRQFFLNIFGFGKEVGNWRCGHCDNCRRY
- a CDS encoding rhomboid family intramembrane serine protease, whose translation is MVPLKDNNPTEITPYVTYGLMITNILAFLYEASLPPQALNGFLHLAAVVPRELSLSFAGIPINQPIPEWATLITAQFLHAGFLHLAGNMLFLWVFGNNIEDKLGHFKYLVFYLSCGILASLTQWYFAQYSNLPSLGASGAIAGVMGAYILRFPEAEILTVLPLGILFPTFRVPAYFFLGFWFLQQAFYGVASLEAPINIGMEGGGIAYWAHAGGFIFGAILGPLLGLFNDKS